A region of Salmo salar chromosome ssa17, Ssal_v3.1, whole genome shotgun sequence DNA encodes the following proteins:
- the LOC123728155 gene encoding zinc finger protein 184 isoform X1: MSKLELLRVIFNQRCTGAAEEIFRAVAKTISEYQDNVYLSKEDNRRLQGLLDIILKPEIKLYRADFEQFIVSEVEFPPEQQHFEQEWSPDLGQDDWNPIQIKEEQEEFRIIQEEEDSVFTPAWVKSDYDQYPTQSSQTQSEEYKDRTKPKPTSGSRPQAKSRRTQAEKGKSFISSKGRKSMDLKSPVQRKCQTENKSFCCSDCGERFTQMGKLNSHRIMIHSGGNQFRCDECGKCFAQWGYLDSHMRIHTRVNCGKVFTQSDRFKPSLTTLKDHTGEKCYCCGECGKYFSNAGSLNYHRRSHTEEKSHRCHDCGKCFFKFRDLNIHRRIHTGEKRFRCQFCGKCYNQHTSLSYHMKNHTGDIL; this comes from the exons ATGTCTAAATTGGAGTTGTTGAGAGTGATTTTTAACCAACGATGTACAGGCGCTGCGGAGGAGATATTCAGAGCCGTTGCAAAAACGATATCAGAGTACCAGGACAACGTTTATCTATCGAAAGAGGACAACCGACGTCTACAGGGGCTGCTTGACATCATCCTGAAACCTGAGATAAAGTTGTATAGAGCAG ATTTTGAGCAGTTCATTGTCTCTGAAGTGGAGTTTCCCCCTGAGCAGCAGCACTTTGAACAAGAGTGGAGCCCCGATCTGGGGCAAGATGACTGGAACCCCATACAGattaaagaggaacaggaggaattCAGGATCATCCAGGAGGAGGAAGACTCTGTATTCACTCCTGCCTGGGTGAAAAGTGACTATGATCAGTACCCAACTCAGTCCTCACAAACCCAAAGTGAAGAAtacaaagacagaacaaaacCTAAACCAACCAGTGGCTCTCGGCCCCAGGCCAAGTCGAGGAGGACACaggcagaaaagggaaaaagctTTATCAGCTCCAAGGGTAGAAAATCAATGGATCTGAAATCACCAGTGCAAAGGAAGTGTCAGACAGAAAATAAATCATTTTGCTGTAGTGATTGTGGTGAACGTTTCACTCAGATGGGAAAACTGAATTCTCATAGGATCATGATACACTCCGGAGGTAATCAGTTTCGCTGTGATGAATGTGGCAAATGTTTTGCTCAGTGGGGATATCTGGATTCTCATATGAGGATTCACACAAGGGTGAATTGTGGCAAAGTATTCACTCAGTCTGACCGCTTCAAACCCTCCTTGACCACTTTGAAGgatcacacaggagagaagtgtTATTGCTGTGGTGAATGTGGCAAATATTTTTCTAATGCTGGGTCCCTGAATTATCATAGGAGGTCGCACACAGAGGAGAAATCGCATCGCTGCCATGATTGtggcaaatgtttttttaaatttagggATCTGAATATTCACAGGAGgattcacacaggggagaaacgtTTTCGCTGCCAGTTCTGTGGAAAATGTTATAATCAGCACACTTCTCTAAGTTATCACATGAAGAATCACACAGGAGACATCTTATAA
- the LOC123728155 gene encoding zinc finger protein 239 isoform X2 gives MWELLDCWKSIPDFEQFIVSEVEFPPEQQHFEQEWSPDLGQDDWNPIQIKEEQEEFRIIQEEEDSVFTPAWVKSDYDQYPTQSSQTQSEEYKDRTKPKPTSGSRPQAKSRRTQAEKGKSFISSKGRKSMDLKSPVQRKCQTENKSFCCSDCGERFTQMGKLNSHRIMIHSGGNQFRCDECGKCFAQWGYLDSHMRIHTRVNCGKVFTQSDRFKPSLTTLKDHTGEKCYCCGECGKYFSNAGSLNYHRRSHTEEKSHRCHDCGKCFFKFRDLNIHRRIHTGEKRFRCQFCGKCYNQHTSLSYHMKNHTGDIL, from the exons atgtgggaactcctagactgttggaaaagtattccag ATTTTGAGCAGTTCATTGTCTCTGAAGTGGAGTTTCCCCCTGAGCAGCAGCACTTTGAACAAGAGTGGAGCCCCGATCTGGGGCAAGATGACTGGAACCCCATACAGattaaagaggaacaggaggaattCAGGATCATCCAGGAGGAGGAAGACTCTGTATTCACTCCTGCCTGGGTGAAAAGTGACTATGATCAGTACCCAACTCAGTCCTCACAAACCCAAAGTGAAGAAtacaaagacagaacaaaacCTAAACCAACCAGTGGCTCTCGGCCCCAGGCCAAGTCGAGGAGGACACaggcagaaaagggaaaaagctTTATCAGCTCCAAGGGTAGAAAATCAATGGATCTGAAATCACCAGTGCAAAGGAAGTGTCAGACAGAAAATAAATCATTTTGCTGTAGTGATTGTGGTGAACGTTTCACTCAGATGGGAAAACTGAATTCTCATAGGATCATGATACACTCCGGAGGTAATCAGTTTCGCTGTGATGAATGTGGCAAATGTTTTGCTCAGTGGGGATATCTGGATTCTCATATGAGGATTCACACAAGGGTGAATTGTGGCAAAGTATTCACTCAGTCTGACCGCTTCAAACCCTCCTTGACCACTTTGAAGgatcacacaggagagaagtgtTATTGCTGTGGTGAATGTGGCAAATATTTTTCTAATGCTGGGTCCCTGAATTATCATAGGAGGTCGCACACAGAGGAGAAATCGCATCGCTGCCATGATTGtggcaaatgtttttttaaatttagggATCTGAATATTCACAGGAGgattcacacaggggagaaacgtTTTCGCTGCCAGTTCTGTGGAAAATGTTATAATCAGCACACTTCTCTAAGTTATCACATGAAGAATCACACAGGAGACATCTTATAA